CAGATACTCACGGATCTGCATGGGTTCTAGCTCTAATTCTTGGGCAATTTCTGCTGGTGTCGGCGATCGCCCTAAAGTTTGAGCCAGTTCGCGCTGCACTTTTTTGATTTTATTCAGTTTTTCGGTAATGTGAATTGGTAACCGGATGGTGCGACCTTGCTGAGCGATCGCACGGGTAATTGCTTGGCGAATCCACCAGTAAGCGTAGGTCGAGAACTTATAACCCCTTGTTGGGTCAAATTTCTCTACGCCCCGCTCTAAGCCTAGAGTTCCTTCTTGAATTAAATCCAGAAACTCCATGTTCCGCTTCTGGTATTTTTTAGCAATAGCAACAACTAAGCGCAAGTTCGCTTCGATCATTTTTTGCTTTGCCCGCTTACCTTGAGCTACCGTTTGTTTCACCTCGGTTTCATCTTGGTGAACGTGGTCAGCCCACTCTTGTGAACTTGGTTCGCGGTGCAATTTCTTCGCCAAAGCCTCCTTGGCGTCGATTAGCGTCATCATTTGTTGCACCTGCTTCCCATAGACAATTTCTTGTTCACGGGTTAGCAGTGGTACACGACCAATTTCCCGCAGATAGGTTCGCACCATATCAGCCGTGAATTTGGTGTTGAGGTTTTCCGTTTGGGTGTTAACAGTAGGCATTGGTGCGTTATCCTCTACTCCGTAAACACAATGAATATTTTTTACTAGGGTGAATAGTGAAAGGTAATA
This region of Nostoc sp. UHCC 0302 genomic DNA includes:
- a CDS encoding RNA polymerase sigma factor, RpoD/SigA family yields the protein MPTVNTQTENLNTKFTADMVRTYLREIGRVPLLTREQEIVYGKQVQQMMTLIDAKEALAKKLHREPSSQEWADHVHQDETEVKQTVAQGKRAKQKMIEANLRLVVAIAKKYQKRNMEFLDLIQEGTLGLERGVEKFDPTRGYKFSTYAYWWIRQAITRAIAQQGRTIRLPIHITEKLNKIKKVQRELAQTLGRSPTPAEIAQELELEPMQIREYLNMARQPVSLDVRVGDNQDTELQEMLEDDGPSPEYYTNQEFLRQDLNNLLAELTPQQREVLALRFGLEDGNEMSLAKVGERLNLSRERVRQLEHQALAHLRRRRANVKEYIAS